The Verrucomicrobiota bacterium sequence CTCGAGCCTGTCCATGATCCATCACTGGCAGCGAAGCGCGGCCATCGTTCATTTAGCCTTGTCCCGAACTGTGGCAGGTGCCGGCTGCTGCAGGGAGTTCGGTCACACGGCGGGCACGGTGGAAGCGAATCACACCGCGCCACGGCGGAACACGGCGACCACGGCGGAAAGATAGAACCGTCCGCAGAAGGACGCAGAAGGACGCAGAAAGGAGGAAAGCATCCACAGATTACGCAGATTACACAGATTAAGGGCACACGGCGGGCACAACGTAAGAGTTCACACGGCGACCACGGCGAACACGGCGGGAAGAAGGGGAAAGCCAGGCCGGCGCTTCTTCATTTGTGGCATTCTCTGCCGCTCCGAACCCCGAGCCCCGAACTCCGAACTCTTTCCCCCTCTTCCCGCCGTGTTCGCCGTGGCTCGCCGTGTTCGCCGTGTGAACTCTTACGTTGTGCCCGCCATACCCGCTGTGCCCGCCGTGTGACGGTGTGAGGGCGCTAAACGCTTTATGATCGTCGGGATCCGTGTACGCTGTGCTTGATTTCTGCAGACCTTGCAGAACCCAAGCGCCCGATGAGCAGCTCCAGGCAACCGGACCTTAAGACTCAACCGCAAAACAGTTCTTCCGACGCCGGCCAACCTGCGTTCCCCTCGGTTCCCGAGGTGCGACTCGAGATCGCGGCGGCGCAACTGCCCGTGTACGATCGTTCTCAGGCGTATTCAGGCACGGAATCGTTTCGTAGGCTCGAGCGTGCGTCCCTGATGTGGGTTTCGAATCAGTCGGATGATTTGCTCTGCCTGCCCTATTGCACGATCGATCACCTCGAGTATCAGCTTCGGACGGCTTTGCGAGTCACGGGCGCTCTGCGTGGGCGGGCGCTGTTATCCGACGAGGTTGGCCTTGGCAAGACGATTGAAGCCGGGCTCGTGCTGAAAGAGTACCTCACGCGCGGCATGGTGCGCCGGTTTCTCGTGCTCACGGTCCCGTCCTTGGTAGATCAGTGGGCCGAAGAGTTGGAGAGCAAGTTTTCCCTCTCGTCAGTCACGACGAATCAGCCGCAATTCCGGAACGATCCGGAAAGATTTTGGAAGGAGGAGAATGCGATCATCGGCTCCATTCATACCTTCAAACAGGATACGCACCTGGCTTTCGCGGTGCACCGGCCGTGGGACATGGTGATCGTGGATGAGGCGCATCACTTGCGCAATCGCACATCGAAAGCCTGGGAAGCCGTGAATGCGCTTCAGCGCCAGTTTCTTCTCCTGCTCACCGCCACCCCGGTTCAGAATTCGATCGAGGAACTCTATAATCTGGTCACGCTGCTGAGGCCCGGGCATTTGCCTTCCCCGCAGGAATTCCGCCGCCGGTTCGTCAATCGGGACCGGCCGTATGAACCGCGTGAACCCGAACAACTCCGCCAGCTGCTCGGGCAGGTGATGATCCGCAATACCCGGGCGAATGCCGGTATCCGGCTGCCGGCGCGGCGGGCTGAAACCGTGGTTTACGAGCCGGGCTCCGGCGAGCGTGGTTTTTGGGATGAATGGGAGCGCGAACTGCGTGCCGCCCTTCAAGGTATGAACCTGGCAAAAGCCAGTTTGTGGGGCCGGCTGCTTCTGCAGGCGGCGGGCAGCAGCCCGGCGGCATGGTTGGATGCACTCGAAAAATTCCCTAAACCGGATTTGGTGAAACGGTGGAGAACGAAGGCGCTGCTGAAGCAGAGCTGGGAACGAAAGAGCGCCGCCCTACCCGCCTTAAGCCGGACCGAGGGCGGCGTGGTGATTTTCACCCAGTTCCTCGCCACCCAGGATGCGTTGGCAGGAGCATTGGCGACGGCCGGAGTGAAGACGTGGCTGCTGAACGGCCAGACTCCGGCAGCCCAACGGCAGGGCCTCGTCGATTCGTTTCATGAGCAGGGCGGCGCGCTGCTGCTGACCAGGAGTGGAACCGAGGGCCGCAACCTCCAGTTCTGCCACCGGTTGGTGAACTTCGATCTTCCCTGGAACCCGATGGAGATCGAACAGCGAATCGGACGCCTTCACCGGATCGGCCAGGAACGGGTAGTTGAGATCTATAATCTGGTGCAGGCCGGCACCCTGCAGGCGCACCTGCTTGAGATTCTGGAAGGAAAGCTGAACTTGTTTGATTTGGTGGTCGGCGAGACGGGGCTCATCCTGGGTGAACGTTTCACGAGCGAAGATTTCGAGGAAGAAATCTTCCGGCGCTGGCAAAACGCTGCAGACGACGACGTTGCCGGGGCGCTCAAGACGCTGGGGGATGAACTGAGCCGCGCCCGCTCCGGTTTCGAAGAGATCAAGCGCCTCGATGAAACCCTGTTTGCGCACGATTACGAAAGCACTTAATCGTCCGGCTCCGAGATGAAGTTTTCAAAGATCCCCGCGCGCGCCGAGTACCTGATCGATTTCTTTGAAGAAGGCCTCTCGTCACTGGGTGCGATCTGCGAGCGTTCCTGGCACGATCGCCTGGAGGTCCTGGCGGAAGGTGAGACTGCACGGCTTTGGCGAAACGAAGGCGACTTCTTTTCGGGTGAACTGCATTTTTGCAACGGCGGTTTGCCGGAGACGGGGAATCCGGAAACGGAGGTTTTTCCCGGCAGCCCACTAACTTTTAAGCTGGTCGAAGCGATTTGGACCCATAACGCGGTCCATTCCCGGGCCTGCCTCTCAACGGGAGGGATCCTGAGGCCGCCGGCGCAGGACGTGGCGCAAAAGCTTTGGCAGGCGCAGTTCGGTCCCTGCGCAGCCTGGCGATTAACCACCCCGTTCCGGCCGGCCTGGAGTTTCTCGTTGGTCATTGCGCTGCGCTGCGAAATTCAGGCGATCGACCAGAGCTGGAGTTGTCATCGCCTGGCGTTTACTCTGCCCGGCGGCGAACGTGATGCCTCCCTGGAGTCAACGCTCGAGCAAATGAGCCCTACGGAAACCGCGCCTGAAGGGCCGGACTGGCCGGCGGAGGATGGGTTTACCGTATCCGACTGGATCGGACGGGCGCTCGTCAACGAGCTGGCACCGGAGCTCTCCAAAATCAAGGAACGGCAGCAGAACTTTTTACGGCGGGAGCTGAGCCGCATCGATACGTACTTCGACAACTATTCTCGTGAGCTGCATAGCCGCATGGC is a genomic window containing:
- a CDS encoding DEAD/DEAH box helicase codes for the protein MSSSRQPDLKTQPQNSSSDAGQPAFPSVPEVRLEIAAAQLPVYDRSQAYSGTESFRRLERASLMWVSNQSDDLLCLPYCTIDHLEYQLRTALRVTGALRGRALLSDEVGLGKTIEAGLVLKEYLTRGMVRRFLVLTVPSLVDQWAEELESKFSLSSVTTNQPQFRNDPERFWKEENAIIGSIHTFKQDTHLAFAVHRPWDMVIVDEAHHLRNRTSKAWEAVNALQRQFLLLLTATPVQNSIEELYNLVTLLRPGHLPSPQEFRRRFVNRDRPYEPREPEQLRQLLGQVMIRNTRANAGIRLPARRAETVVYEPGSGERGFWDEWERELRAALQGMNLAKASLWGRLLLQAAGSSPAAWLDALEKFPKPDLVKRWRTKALLKQSWERKSAALPALSRTEGGVVIFTQFLATQDALAGALATAGVKTWLLNGQTPAAQRQGLVDSFHEQGGALLLTRSGTEGRNLQFCHRLVNFDLPWNPMEIEQRIGRLHRIGQERVVEIYNLVQAGTLQAHLLEILEGKLNLFDLVVGETGLILGERFTSEDFEEEIFRRWQNAADDDVAGALKTLGDELSRARSGFEEIKRLDETLFAHDYEST